In a single window of the Podarcis raffonei isolate rPodRaf1 chromosome 14, rPodRaf1.pri, whole genome shotgun sequence genome:
- the TELO2 gene encoding telomere length regulation protein TEL2 homolog isoform X2: protein MDSDLLQVRHIVQEAIGTLSVSRDGAQICETLRTIKSYLGGTENPPSMKEKDEFTRNHFTTFLQCLISNLSLDWLEQFQSDEDKELWDCFFLEGPADQTFMVLLDTIISTAPSFRLNKVVDVLEQFLQRAGLSALMWEVCKQQTQAGPSVLQEAILNKVACLPDHLGNKLQGENRPVFFPQNYFPLLGVEMVQVLERISDSLRGGLDCSISFVSQVLGKVCMHGRQKEILNVLVSHLTDRTQSDCIWQRICWRLVESVPDRWVEPVVCGFVQAAAGPAVLSRLLGNLVVKSKKAQFVMTQKMLLLQYSYPTMVLQNLLGYLALDNMRRLLLIKVLKELLETWGSSTAVKHSPVEQQLYISKAILICLSHLKEAEILNDRQELLTVMMEGMKCHLDSNLPKIRHIGMVVAECVSARIMSEGPALKFQYEEDDEIRDLKTLLIQRPEQIPDSDSQSIGNSRPAMTPGTIPKPSVKQQPGASEGLDQGDDSELDSDDDLVPYDMSEDKELKKTKAPTYIRDCIEVLTGPEDPDKYEATMSTLETLIRRNVAAAREVAKFLTSEFYSLNYSLRQRMDILDVLARAAQELSQPFSPKAKQLPSLKQPSIQILSSNSSSPDWQKVVDERIRSKTRRFAKGQSQAKPPSAPNRFGPVAGHFFFPLLRNFDRPLTTFDLLGDDHLVLARLTHTLAILMYFAVNTVVASAMGKALLEFVWTLRFHADTYVRQGLLSSVSSTLLSVPAECLLEDMTEELLETQAWLADVAEKDPDGDCRSLALQNLLLMENLKKKTLET, encoded by the exons ATGGATTCTGACTTGCTTCAAGTTCGCCATATAGTACAAGAAGCAATTGGCACCCTATCTGTTTCCAGAGATGGAGCCCAGATCTGTGAGACTTTGCGGACAATTAAGAGCTACCTTGGTGGAACTGAAAATCCACCCTCCATGAAAGAGAAAGATGAATTTACTCGCAATCATTTTACTACCTTTCTGCAGTGTCTTATCAGTAACCTGAGTCTTGATTGGCTGGAGCAGTTCCAATCAGATGAAGATAAGGAGTTATGGGATTGCTTTTTCTTGGAAGGACCAGCAGACCAAACTTTTATGGTTCTTTTGGACACCATCATTTCTACAGC GCCCAGTTTCCGTCTGAATAAAGTCGTCGATGTGCTGGAGCAGTTCCTGCAGAGAGCTGGACTGTCTGCTCTGATGTGGGAAGTCTGCAAACAACAAACGCAAGCTGGCCCCTCAGTGCTACAGGAGGCCATCCTCAATAAGGTGGCCTGTCTCCCGGATCACCTAGGCAACAAGCTCCAGGGAGAAAACCGGCCTGTCTTCTTCCCCCAAAACTACTTCCCGCTGCTTGGTGTGGAGATGGTCCAGGTGCTGGAGAGGATCTCTGATTCACTGCGAG GTGGCTTGGATTGCTCAATCTCCTTTGTGTCCCAGGTGCTAGGGAAGGTATGCATGCATGGAAGACAAA AAGAAATCCTGAACGTGTTGGTGTCCCACCTGACGGATCGTACCCAGTCTGACTGCATCTGGCAGAGGATATGCTGGCGACTGGTGGAGAGTGTGCCGGATCGCTGGGTGGAACCTGTGGTCTGTGGCTTTGTTCAGGCAGCAGCAGG ACCTGCCGTGCTGTCACGATTGTTGGGGAATTTGGTTGTCAAAAGCAAGAAGGCTCAATTTGTGATGACCCAGAAGATGCTGCTGCTTCAGTATAGCTATCCG ACTATGGTGCTCCAGAACCTCCTTGGTTATCTAGCCCTGGACAACATGCGGCGTCTCTTACTGATCAAG GTTTTGAAAGAGCTGCTGGAGACCTGGGGAAGCAGCACTGCCGTGAAGCACTCCCCAGTGGAGCAGCAGCTGTACATCAGCAAGGCCATTCTGATCTGCCTCTCTCATCTGAAAGAAGCAGAAATACTGAACGACAGACAAg AGCTACTCACAGTCATGATGGAAGGGATGAAGTGTCACCTGGACAGCAACTTGCCAAAGATCCGCCATATAGGGATGGTTGTGGCCGAGTGCGTCAGTGCCAGGATAATGTCTGAAGGACCTGCTCTGAAATTTCAG TATGAAGAAGATGATGAGATCAGAGATTTAAAGACCTTGCTGATTCAGAGGCCAGAGCAGATTCCTGACAGTGATTCCCAGAGCATTGG gaaCAGCAGACCAGCCATGACACCAGGCACTATTCCGAAACCCAGTGTGAAACAACAGCCAGGTGCTTCTGAAGGATTGGACCAGGGGGATGACTCTGAGCTTGATAG cGATGATGACCTCGTTCCGTATGACATGTCAGAGGACAAAGAACTGAAGAAGACCAAGGCTCCCACCTACATCCGAGACTGTATTGAAG TCCTTACTGGTCCCGAAGATCCGGACAAGTATGAAGCCACAATGAGCACCCTGGAGACTTTGATCCGAAGGAACGTGGCAGCTGCACGAGAA GTGGCCAAGTTTCTGACCTCTGAGTTCTACTCCCTGAACTATAGTCTCCGCCAGCGTATGGACATCCTGGAT GTGCTGGCCAGAGCAGCCCAGGAACTCTCTCAGCCCTTTTCTCCTAAAGCAAAGCAGCTTCCTAGTCTGAAACAGCCCAGCATCCAGATCCTGTCTAGCAACAGCTCTTCTCCAGACTGGCAAAAAGTTGTGGATGAAAGGATCCGAAGCAAGACCAGAAGGTTTGCAAAG GGCCAGTCCCAAGCAAAGCCACCATCTGCCCCCAACAGATTTGGTCCAGTTGCTGGTCATTTCTTTTTCCCGCTTCTTCGGAACTTCGACAG GCCACTGACCACCTTTGACCTTTTGGGAGATGATCACCTGGTTTTGGCCCGGCTGACACACACCCTGGCAATTCTGATGTACTTCGCTGTCAACACTGTG GTAGCATCTGCGATGGGGAAGGCACTGCTAGAGTTTGTCTGGACCCTGCGCTTCCATGCAGACAC ATATGTGCGCCAAGGGCTTTTGTCATCTGTCTCTTCCACACTCCTGAGTGTCCCTGCTGAGTGCCTTCTGGAGGACATGACGGAGGAGCTTTTAGAGACCCAAGCCTGGCTGGCAG atgttgCAGAGAAGGACCCAGATGGTGACTGCAGAAGTTTGGCACTGCAGAATCTGCTACTGATGGAAAACCTGAAGAAAAAAACTCTTGAAACGTGA
- the TELO2 gene encoding telomere length regulation protein TEL2 homolog isoform X1 — MDSDLLQVRHIVQEAIGTLSVSRDGAQICETLRTIKSYLGGTENPPSMKEKDEFTRNHFTTFLQCLISNLSLDWLEQFQSDEDKELWDCFFLEGPADQTFMVLLDTIISTAPSFRLNKVVDVLEQFLQRAGLSALMWEVCKQQTQAGPSVLQEAILNKVACLPDHLGNKLQGENRPVFFPQNYFPLLGVEMVQVLERISDSLRGGLDCSISFVSQVLGKVCMHGRQKEILNVLVSHLTDRTQSDCIWQRICWRLVESVPDRWVEPVVCGFVQAAAGPAVLSRLLGNLVVKSKKAQFVMTQKMLLLQYSYPTMVLQNLLGYLALDNMRRLLLIKVLKELLETWGSSTAVKHSPVEQQLYISKAILICLSHLKEAEILNDRQELLTVMMEGMKCHLDSNLPKIRHIGMVVAECVSARIMSEGPALKFQYEEDDEIRDLKTLLIQRPEQIPDSDSQSIGNSRPAMTPGTIPKPSVKQQPGASEGLDQGDDSELDSDDDLVPYDMSEDKELKKTKAPTYIRDCIEVLTGPEDPDKYEATMSTLETLIRRNVAAAREVSVELAKVLLHLDEKSYIEGFVGLRQGALVAIAVTDPTPVAKFLTSEFYSLNYSLRQRMDILDVLARAAQELSQPFSPKAKQLPSLKQPSIQILSSNSSSPDWQKVVDERIRSKTRRFAKGQSQAKPPSAPNRFGPVAGHFFFPLLRNFDRPLTTFDLLGDDHLVLARLTHTLAILMYFAVNTVVASAMGKALLEFVWTLRFHADTYVRQGLLSSVSSTLLSVPAECLLEDMTEELLETQAWLADVAEKDPDGDCRSLALQNLLLMENLKKKTLET; from the exons ATGGATTCTGACTTGCTTCAAGTTCGCCATATAGTACAAGAAGCAATTGGCACCCTATCTGTTTCCAGAGATGGAGCCCAGATCTGTGAGACTTTGCGGACAATTAAGAGCTACCTTGGTGGAACTGAAAATCCACCCTCCATGAAAGAGAAAGATGAATTTACTCGCAATCATTTTACTACCTTTCTGCAGTGTCTTATCAGTAACCTGAGTCTTGATTGGCTGGAGCAGTTCCAATCAGATGAAGATAAGGAGTTATGGGATTGCTTTTTCTTGGAAGGACCAGCAGACCAAACTTTTATGGTTCTTTTGGACACCATCATTTCTACAGC GCCCAGTTTCCGTCTGAATAAAGTCGTCGATGTGCTGGAGCAGTTCCTGCAGAGAGCTGGACTGTCTGCTCTGATGTGGGAAGTCTGCAAACAACAAACGCAAGCTGGCCCCTCAGTGCTACAGGAGGCCATCCTCAATAAGGTGGCCTGTCTCCCGGATCACCTAGGCAACAAGCTCCAGGGAGAAAACCGGCCTGTCTTCTTCCCCCAAAACTACTTCCCGCTGCTTGGTGTGGAGATGGTCCAGGTGCTGGAGAGGATCTCTGATTCACTGCGAG GTGGCTTGGATTGCTCAATCTCCTTTGTGTCCCAGGTGCTAGGGAAGGTATGCATGCATGGAAGACAAA AAGAAATCCTGAACGTGTTGGTGTCCCACCTGACGGATCGTACCCAGTCTGACTGCATCTGGCAGAGGATATGCTGGCGACTGGTGGAGAGTGTGCCGGATCGCTGGGTGGAACCTGTGGTCTGTGGCTTTGTTCAGGCAGCAGCAGG ACCTGCCGTGCTGTCACGATTGTTGGGGAATTTGGTTGTCAAAAGCAAGAAGGCTCAATTTGTGATGACCCAGAAGATGCTGCTGCTTCAGTATAGCTATCCG ACTATGGTGCTCCAGAACCTCCTTGGTTATCTAGCCCTGGACAACATGCGGCGTCTCTTACTGATCAAG GTTTTGAAAGAGCTGCTGGAGACCTGGGGAAGCAGCACTGCCGTGAAGCACTCCCCAGTGGAGCAGCAGCTGTACATCAGCAAGGCCATTCTGATCTGCCTCTCTCATCTGAAAGAAGCAGAAATACTGAACGACAGACAAg AGCTACTCACAGTCATGATGGAAGGGATGAAGTGTCACCTGGACAGCAACTTGCCAAAGATCCGCCATATAGGGATGGTTGTGGCCGAGTGCGTCAGTGCCAGGATAATGTCTGAAGGACCTGCTCTGAAATTTCAG TATGAAGAAGATGATGAGATCAGAGATTTAAAGACCTTGCTGATTCAGAGGCCAGAGCAGATTCCTGACAGTGATTCCCAGAGCATTGG gaaCAGCAGACCAGCCATGACACCAGGCACTATTCCGAAACCCAGTGTGAAACAACAGCCAGGTGCTTCTGAAGGATTGGACCAGGGGGATGACTCTGAGCTTGATAG cGATGATGACCTCGTTCCGTATGACATGTCAGAGGACAAAGAACTGAAGAAGACCAAGGCTCCCACCTACATCCGAGACTGTATTGAAG TCCTTACTGGTCCCGAAGATCCGGACAAGTATGAAGCCACAATGAGCACCCTGGAGACTTTGATCCGAAGGAACGTGGCAGCTGCACGAGAA GTGAGCGTGGAACTGGCAAAGGTCCTGCTGCATCTAGACGAGAAGAGCTACATAGAAGGCTTTGTGGGGCTTCGTCAAGGCGCTCTGGTGGCCATCGCTGTCACAGACCCAACACCA GTGGCCAAGTTTCTGACCTCTGAGTTCTACTCCCTGAACTATAGTCTCCGCCAGCGTATGGACATCCTGGAT GTGCTGGCCAGAGCAGCCCAGGAACTCTCTCAGCCCTTTTCTCCTAAAGCAAAGCAGCTTCCTAGTCTGAAACAGCCCAGCATCCAGATCCTGTCTAGCAACAGCTCTTCTCCAGACTGGCAAAAAGTTGTGGATGAAAGGATCCGAAGCAAGACCAGAAGGTTTGCAAAG GGCCAGTCCCAAGCAAAGCCACCATCTGCCCCCAACAGATTTGGTCCAGTTGCTGGTCATTTCTTTTTCCCGCTTCTTCGGAACTTCGACAG GCCACTGACCACCTTTGACCTTTTGGGAGATGATCACCTGGTTTTGGCCCGGCTGACACACACCCTGGCAATTCTGATGTACTTCGCTGTCAACACTGTG GTAGCATCTGCGATGGGGAAGGCACTGCTAGAGTTTGTCTGGACCCTGCGCTTCCATGCAGACAC ATATGTGCGCCAAGGGCTTTTGTCATCTGTCTCTTCCACACTCCTGAGTGTCCCTGCTGAGTGCCTTCTGGAGGACATGACGGAGGAGCTTTTAGAGACCCAAGCCTGGCTGGCAG atgttgCAGAGAAGGACCCAGATGGTGACTGCAGAAGTTTGGCACTGCAGAATCTGCTACTGATGGAAAACCTGAAGAAAAAAACTCTTGAAACGTGA
- the TELO2 gene encoding telomere length regulation protein TEL2 homolog isoform X3, whose product MDSDLLQVRHIVQEAIGTLSVSRDGAQICETLRTIKSYLGGTENPPSMKEKDEFTRNHFTTFLQCLISNLSLDWLEQFQSDEDKELWDCFFLEGPADQTFMVLLDTIISTAPSFRLNKVVDVLEQFLQRAGLSALMWEVCKQQTQAGPSVLQEAILNKVACLPDHLGNKLQGENRPVFFPQNYFPLLGVEMVQVLERISDSLRGGLDCSISFVSQVLGKVCMHGRQKEILNVLVSHLTDRTQSDCIWQRICWRLVESVPDRWVEPVVCGFVQAAAGPAVLSRLLGNLVVKSKKAQFVMTQKMLLLQYSYPTMVLQNLLGYLALDNMRRLLLIKVLKELLETWGSSTAVKHSPVEQQLYISKAILICLSHLKEAEILNDRQELLTVMMEGMKCHLDSNLPKIRHIGMVVAECVSARIMSEGPALKFQYEEDDEIRDLKTLLIQRPEQIPDSDSQSIGNSRPAMTPGTIPKPSVKQQPGASEGLDQGDDSELDSDDDLVPYDMSEDKELKKTKAPTYIRDCIEVLTGPEDPDKYEATMSTLETLIRRNVAAAREVSVELAKVLLHLDEKSYIEGFVGLRQGALVAIAVTDPTPVAKFLTSEFYSLNYSLRQRMDILDVLARAAQELSQPFSPKAKQLPSLKQPSIQILSSNSSSPDWQKVVDERIRSKTRRFAKGQSQAKPPSAPNRFGPVAGHFFFPLLRNFDRPLTTFDLLGDDHLVLARLTHTLAILMYFAVNTVVASAMGKALLEFVWTLRFHADTCCREGPRW is encoded by the exons ATGGATTCTGACTTGCTTCAAGTTCGCCATATAGTACAAGAAGCAATTGGCACCCTATCTGTTTCCAGAGATGGAGCCCAGATCTGTGAGACTTTGCGGACAATTAAGAGCTACCTTGGTGGAACTGAAAATCCACCCTCCATGAAAGAGAAAGATGAATTTACTCGCAATCATTTTACTACCTTTCTGCAGTGTCTTATCAGTAACCTGAGTCTTGATTGGCTGGAGCAGTTCCAATCAGATGAAGATAAGGAGTTATGGGATTGCTTTTTCTTGGAAGGACCAGCAGACCAAACTTTTATGGTTCTTTTGGACACCATCATTTCTACAGC GCCCAGTTTCCGTCTGAATAAAGTCGTCGATGTGCTGGAGCAGTTCCTGCAGAGAGCTGGACTGTCTGCTCTGATGTGGGAAGTCTGCAAACAACAAACGCAAGCTGGCCCCTCAGTGCTACAGGAGGCCATCCTCAATAAGGTGGCCTGTCTCCCGGATCACCTAGGCAACAAGCTCCAGGGAGAAAACCGGCCTGTCTTCTTCCCCCAAAACTACTTCCCGCTGCTTGGTGTGGAGATGGTCCAGGTGCTGGAGAGGATCTCTGATTCACTGCGAG GTGGCTTGGATTGCTCAATCTCCTTTGTGTCCCAGGTGCTAGGGAAGGTATGCATGCATGGAAGACAAA AAGAAATCCTGAACGTGTTGGTGTCCCACCTGACGGATCGTACCCAGTCTGACTGCATCTGGCAGAGGATATGCTGGCGACTGGTGGAGAGTGTGCCGGATCGCTGGGTGGAACCTGTGGTCTGTGGCTTTGTTCAGGCAGCAGCAGG ACCTGCCGTGCTGTCACGATTGTTGGGGAATTTGGTTGTCAAAAGCAAGAAGGCTCAATTTGTGATGACCCAGAAGATGCTGCTGCTTCAGTATAGCTATCCG ACTATGGTGCTCCAGAACCTCCTTGGTTATCTAGCCCTGGACAACATGCGGCGTCTCTTACTGATCAAG GTTTTGAAAGAGCTGCTGGAGACCTGGGGAAGCAGCACTGCCGTGAAGCACTCCCCAGTGGAGCAGCAGCTGTACATCAGCAAGGCCATTCTGATCTGCCTCTCTCATCTGAAAGAAGCAGAAATACTGAACGACAGACAAg AGCTACTCACAGTCATGATGGAAGGGATGAAGTGTCACCTGGACAGCAACTTGCCAAAGATCCGCCATATAGGGATGGTTGTGGCCGAGTGCGTCAGTGCCAGGATAATGTCTGAAGGACCTGCTCTGAAATTTCAG TATGAAGAAGATGATGAGATCAGAGATTTAAAGACCTTGCTGATTCAGAGGCCAGAGCAGATTCCTGACAGTGATTCCCAGAGCATTGG gaaCAGCAGACCAGCCATGACACCAGGCACTATTCCGAAACCCAGTGTGAAACAACAGCCAGGTGCTTCTGAAGGATTGGACCAGGGGGATGACTCTGAGCTTGATAG cGATGATGACCTCGTTCCGTATGACATGTCAGAGGACAAAGAACTGAAGAAGACCAAGGCTCCCACCTACATCCGAGACTGTATTGAAG TCCTTACTGGTCCCGAAGATCCGGACAAGTATGAAGCCACAATGAGCACCCTGGAGACTTTGATCCGAAGGAACGTGGCAGCTGCACGAGAA GTGAGCGTGGAACTGGCAAAGGTCCTGCTGCATCTAGACGAGAAGAGCTACATAGAAGGCTTTGTGGGGCTTCGTCAAGGCGCTCTGGTGGCCATCGCTGTCACAGACCCAACACCA GTGGCCAAGTTTCTGACCTCTGAGTTCTACTCCCTGAACTATAGTCTCCGCCAGCGTATGGACATCCTGGAT GTGCTGGCCAGAGCAGCCCAGGAACTCTCTCAGCCCTTTTCTCCTAAAGCAAAGCAGCTTCCTAGTCTGAAACAGCCCAGCATCCAGATCCTGTCTAGCAACAGCTCTTCTCCAGACTGGCAAAAAGTTGTGGATGAAAGGATCCGAAGCAAGACCAGAAGGTTTGCAAAG GGCCAGTCCCAAGCAAAGCCACCATCTGCCCCCAACAGATTTGGTCCAGTTGCTGGTCATTTCTTTTTCCCGCTTCTTCGGAACTTCGACAG GCCACTGACCACCTTTGACCTTTTGGGAGATGATCACCTGGTTTTGGCCCGGCTGACACACACCCTGGCAATTCTGATGTACTTCGCTGTCAACACTGTG GTAGCATCTGCGATGGGGAAGGCACTGCTAGAGTTTGTCTGGACCCTGCGCTTCCATGCAGACAC atgttgCAGAGAAGGACCCAGATGGTGA
- the TELO2 gene encoding telomere length regulation protein TEL2 homolog isoform X4, with the protein MDSDLLQVRHIVQEAIGTLSVSRDGAQICETLRTIKSYLGGTENPPSMKEKDEFTRNHFTTFLQCLISNLSLDWLEQFQSDEDKELWDCFFLEGPADQTFMVLLDTIISTAPSFRLNKVVDVLEQFLQRAGLSALMWEVCKQQTQAGPSVLQEAILNKVACLPDHLGNKLQGENRPVFFPQNYFPLLGVEMVQVLERISDSLRGGLDCSISFVSQVLGKVCMHGRQKEILNVLVSHLTDRTQSDCIWQRICWRLVESVPDRWVEPVVCGFVQAAAGPAVLSRLLGNLVVKSKKAQFVMTQKMLLLQYSYPTMVLQNLLGYLALDNMRRLLLIKVLKELLETWGSSTAVKHSPVEQQLYISKAILICLSHLKEAEILNDRQELLTVMMEGMKCHLDSNLPKIRHIGMVVAECVSARIMSEGPALKFQYEEDDEIRDLKTLLIQRPEQIPDSDSQSIGNSRPAMTPGTIPKPSVKQQPGASEGLDQGDDSELDSDDDLVPYDMSEDKELKKTKAPTYIRDCIEVLTGPEDPDKYEATMSTLETLIRRNVAAAREVSVELAKVLLHLDEKSYIEGFVGLRQGALVAIAVTDPTPVAKFLTSEFYSLNYSLRQRMDILDVLARAAQELSQPFSPKAKQLPSLKQPSIQILSSNSSSPDWQKVVDERIRSKTRRFAKGQSQAKPPSAPNRFGPVAGHFFFPLLRNFDR; encoded by the exons ATGGATTCTGACTTGCTTCAAGTTCGCCATATAGTACAAGAAGCAATTGGCACCCTATCTGTTTCCAGAGATGGAGCCCAGATCTGTGAGACTTTGCGGACAATTAAGAGCTACCTTGGTGGAACTGAAAATCCACCCTCCATGAAAGAGAAAGATGAATTTACTCGCAATCATTTTACTACCTTTCTGCAGTGTCTTATCAGTAACCTGAGTCTTGATTGGCTGGAGCAGTTCCAATCAGATGAAGATAAGGAGTTATGGGATTGCTTTTTCTTGGAAGGACCAGCAGACCAAACTTTTATGGTTCTTTTGGACACCATCATTTCTACAGC GCCCAGTTTCCGTCTGAATAAAGTCGTCGATGTGCTGGAGCAGTTCCTGCAGAGAGCTGGACTGTCTGCTCTGATGTGGGAAGTCTGCAAACAACAAACGCAAGCTGGCCCCTCAGTGCTACAGGAGGCCATCCTCAATAAGGTGGCCTGTCTCCCGGATCACCTAGGCAACAAGCTCCAGGGAGAAAACCGGCCTGTCTTCTTCCCCCAAAACTACTTCCCGCTGCTTGGTGTGGAGATGGTCCAGGTGCTGGAGAGGATCTCTGATTCACTGCGAG GTGGCTTGGATTGCTCAATCTCCTTTGTGTCCCAGGTGCTAGGGAAGGTATGCATGCATGGAAGACAAA AAGAAATCCTGAACGTGTTGGTGTCCCACCTGACGGATCGTACCCAGTCTGACTGCATCTGGCAGAGGATATGCTGGCGACTGGTGGAGAGTGTGCCGGATCGCTGGGTGGAACCTGTGGTCTGTGGCTTTGTTCAGGCAGCAGCAGG ACCTGCCGTGCTGTCACGATTGTTGGGGAATTTGGTTGTCAAAAGCAAGAAGGCTCAATTTGTGATGACCCAGAAGATGCTGCTGCTTCAGTATAGCTATCCG ACTATGGTGCTCCAGAACCTCCTTGGTTATCTAGCCCTGGACAACATGCGGCGTCTCTTACTGATCAAG GTTTTGAAAGAGCTGCTGGAGACCTGGGGAAGCAGCACTGCCGTGAAGCACTCCCCAGTGGAGCAGCAGCTGTACATCAGCAAGGCCATTCTGATCTGCCTCTCTCATCTGAAAGAAGCAGAAATACTGAACGACAGACAAg AGCTACTCACAGTCATGATGGAAGGGATGAAGTGTCACCTGGACAGCAACTTGCCAAAGATCCGCCATATAGGGATGGTTGTGGCCGAGTGCGTCAGTGCCAGGATAATGTCTGAAGGACCTGCTCTGAAATTTCAG TATGAAGAAGATGATGAGATCAGAGATTTAAAGACCTTGCTGATTCAGAGGCCAGAGCAGATTCCTGACAGTGATTCCCAGAGCATTGG gaaCAGCAGACCAGCCATGACACCAGGCACTATTCCGAAACCCAGTGTGAAACAACAGCCAGGTGCTTCTGAAGGATTGGACCAGGGGGATGACTCTGAGCTTGATAG cGATGATGACCTCGTTCCGTATGACATGTCAGAGGACAAAGAACTGAAGAAGACCAAGGCTCCCACCTACATCCGAGACTGTATTGAAG TCCTTACTGGTCCCGAAGATCCGGACAAGTATGAAGCCACAATGAGCACCCTGGAGACTTTGATCCGAAGGAACGTGGCAGCTGCACGAGAA GTGAGCGTGGAACTGGCAAAGGTCCTGCTGCATCTAGACGAGAAGAGCTACATAGAAGGCTTTGTGGGGCTTCGTCAAGGCGCTCTGGTGGCCATCGCTGTCACAGACCCAACACCA GTGGCCAAGTTTCTGACCTCTGAGTTCTACTCCCTGAACTATAGTCTCCGCCAGCGTATGGACATCCTGGAT GTGCTGGCCAGAGCAGCCCAGGAACTCTCTCAGCCCTTTTCTCCTAAAGCAAAGCAGCTTCCTAGTCTGAAACAGCCCAGCATCCAGATCCTGTCTAGCAACAGCTCTTCTCCAGACTGGCAAAAAGTTGTGGATGAAAGGATCCGAAGCAAGACCAGAAGGTTTGCAAAG GGCCAGTCCCAAGCAAAGCCACCATCTGCCCCCAACAGATTTGGTCCAGTTGCTGGTCATTTCTTTTTCCCGCTTCTTCGGAACTTCGACAG GTAG